A window of the Lagopus muta isolate bLagMut1 chromosome 1, bLagMut1 primary, whole genome shotgun sequence genome harbors these coding sequences:
- the ATP4B gene encoding potassium-transporting ATPase subunit beta, with product MATLNEKKTCSERMENFRRFVWNPETKLFMGRTLINWVWISLYYLAFYVVMTGIFALSIYSLMRTVNPYEPDYQDQLKSPGVTLRPDVYGHRGLQIYYNASDNKTWEGLVTMLQTFLTAYSPAAQHLNINCTSNTYFIQNTFDGPNNTKLSCKFTSDMLQNCSGITDPTFGFPEGKPCFIVKMNRIIKFYPGNGTAPRVDCTYGDESRPLEVEYYPVNGTFNLHYFPYYGKKAQPTYSNPLVAVKFLNITKNVEVKIVCKIIGAGITFDNVHDPYEGKVEFKLKIED from the exons ATGGcaactttaaatgaaaagaagacCTGCAGTGAACGGATGGAAAATTTCCGCCGTTTTGTCTGGAATCCAGAAACGAAGCTGTTTATGGGAAGGACCTTGATTAACTGGG tgtgGATCAGCCTGTACTACCTGGCCTTCTACGTGGTGATGACCGGGATCTTTGCCCTCTCCATATACTCCCTAATGAGGACGGTGAATCCTTACGAGCCAGATTACCAAGACCAGCTCAAGTCCCCAG GTGTAACATTACGACCAGACGTGTATGGGCACAGAGGGCTACAAATCTACTACAACGCATCTGACAACAAGACCTGGGAGGGGCTGGTGACAATGCTCCAGACGTTTCTGACAG CATATAGCCCAGCTGCTCAGCATCTGAACATCAACTGCACAAGCAACACATACTTCATCCAGAACACCTTTGATGGTCCAAATAACACAAAACTGTCCTGCAAGTTTACATCAGATATGCTTCAAAACTGCTCTGGCATCACAGATCCTACTTTTGgatttccagaaggaaaaccCTGCTTTATTGTAAAGATGAACAGG ATTATCAAATTTTATCCTGGCAACGGCACAGCACCGAGAGTGGACTGCACCTAC GGTGACGAGTCCCGCCCGCTGGAGGTAGAATACTACCCGGTGAATGGCACCTTCAACCTGCACTACTTCCCCTACTatggaaagaaagcacag CCCACTTACAGTAATCCTTTGGTAGCGGTGAAATTTCTCAACATTACAAAGAATGTAGAAGTCAAGATAGTGTGCAAAATCATTGGAGCCGGGATTACCTTTGATAACGTTCATGACCCCTATGAAGGCAAAGTGgaatttaaattgaaaatagaGGACTGA